From one Treponema denticola genomic stretch:
- the bamD gene encoding outer membrane protein assembly factor BamD, translating into MKLSIRFILILFLIFIFFNSCASTKKNTGEALIEDKKTEDIAVNEPKTETDEESDTEAPKDSENVKNSEKIIIMKVPEAESVESVSDPKPVADKPALEMIVDTEDENETSPSNDEAVSSNEAKPDLPSVIKPAPLEPPEEKKPQDSAPLTSNQSVTNKSDKKQEKPVINSDKAPAAAETKPSIPEGPGISNEDNSNTDNLDKNLVNEEKIKDSEPARVFSEFPSTEPDESKEEKASRSVKLYTGQRLEVVYPGEGWVYLGESSAQKGIKYQQRKLQSGTSIFHFGAGDEGSYILNFSYFDVFSDNFISDSIAVHVEKAKTKLNNTVKAPDYKGPINTQKENKPDLKKENKYDEVLAGTPLKAESSSSAKKNENKKVYDAPDLITVTEKSESKTSGQDFKSAAEMLDMIRGYISEGNAVSALNSTEDFFKNYSVNLDEALFLRGQAYELNGPNKNVKKALEAYQTLTKAYPESKFWDKADARIRYIKKFYIDIK; encoded by the coding sequence ATGAAATTGTCAATACGTTTTATATTAATATTATTTTTGATTTTTATCTTTTTTAATTCCTGTGCAAGTACCAAAAAAAATACAGGCGAAGCTTTAATTGAAGATAAAAAAACTGAAGATATTGCGGTTAATGAACCCAAAACTGAAACCGATGAGGAATCCGATACTGAAGCTCCCAAGGATTCTGAAAATGTTAAGAATTCCGAAAAGATTATAATCATGAAAGTACCTGAAGCCGAATCGGTAGAATCCGTTTCCGATCCTAAACCTGTTGCCGATAAACCGGCATTGGAGATGATAGTTGATACGGAGGATGAAAATGAGACCTCCCCATCGAATGATGAAGCAGTCTCATCTAATGAGGCAAAACCCGATTTACCTTCTGTAATTAAACCTGCTCCTTTAGAACCGCCTGAAGAAAAAAAACCTCAGGATTCGGCTCCTTTAACATCTAATCAGTCCGTTACAAACAAGTCTGATAAAAAACAAGAAAAACCCGTAATAAATTCCGATAAAGCTCCTGCAGCAGCAGAAACAAAACCTTCTATACCTGAAGGTCCCGGCATATCCAATGAAGATAATTCCAATACGGATAATTTAGATAAGAATCTTGTGAACGAAGAAAAAATTAAGGATAGTGAACCTGCCCGCGTTTTTTCGGAATTTCCAAGTACCGAACCTGATGAGTCAAAAGAAGAAAAAGCCTCCCGTTCGGTAAAGCTCTATACGGGACAGAGGCTTGAAGTTGTATACCCCGGAGAGGGGTGGGTGTACTTAGGTGAGTCCTCTGCACAAAAAGGTATAAAGTATCAGCAAAGAAAACTTCAAAGCGGTACCTCTATCTTCCATTTTGGAGCTGGAGATGAAGGTTCATATATTCTTAACTTTTCGTACTTTGATGTTTTTTCGGATAACTTTATTTCGGATTCTATTGCCGTTCATGTTGAAAAAGCGAAAACAAAGCTTAATAATACGGTTAAAGCACCTGACTATAAGGGGCCTATAAACACTCAGAAGGAAAATAAGCCGGATTTAAAAAAGGAAAATAAATATGATGAAGTTTTAGCCGGAACACCGTTAAAGGCTGAGTCTTCATCTTCAGCTAAAAAAAACGAAAATAAGAAAGTTTATGATGCTCCCGATCTTATAACCGTAACCGAAAAATCAGAGTCTAAAACGTCCGGACAGGATTTTAAATCGGCTGCAGAGATGCTGGACATGATAAGGGGCTATATTTCGGAAGGAAATGCAGTAAGTGCTCTAAATTCGACAGAAGATTTTTTTAAAAATTATTCTGTAAATTTGGATGAAGCCTTATTTTTACGGGGGCAAGCTTACGAATTAAACGGCCCCAATAAAAATGTAAAAAAAGCTTTGGAAGCCTATCAAACCCTGACTAAGGCCTATCCCGAAAGCAAATTTTGGGATAAAGCAGACGCAAGAATAAGGTACATCAAAAAATTCTATATCGATATAAAATAA
- a CDS encoding helix-turn-helix domain-containing protein, with translation MKVLVFDRKIETLAFLCEKLENHGIITIAAENGSKFICNYLDPELDAIIVATKELVHYSLNEARLIKKIYKDITICTYFHEDCYNIKKVNIVSSSGIPESIKRNEKILKIILSKCKRRPDLNKDYIYSLPKKSGILLKHLIINRQKGLSDEEISTIFWGEKIPSKQNSIYNHVYNLKKSLKKSFSNRYTILKANKRYRLIKLKKEA, from the coding sequence ATGAAAGTATTGGTTTTTGATAGAAAAATAGAAACGCTTGCCTTTTTGTGTGAAAAGCTGGAAAATCATGGAATTATAACTATTGCTGCAGAAAACGGCAGCAAATTTATATGTAATTACTTGGATCCCGAATTGGATGCCATCATTGTAGCAACAAAAGAATTAGTCCATTATAGCTTAAATGAAGCTCGATTGATAAAAAAGATATACAAAGACATTACAATTTGTACTTATTTTCACGAAGATTGCTATAATATAAAAAAGGTCAATATAGTAAGCTCTTCAGGAATACCAGAAAGCATAAAAAGAAATGAAAAAATCCTCAAAATAATTCTTTCAAAATGTAAAAGAAGACCGGATCTTAATAAAGACTATATTTACAGCCTGCCTAAAAAGTCCGGAATCTTGCTAAAGCACTTAATTATAAACAGACAAAAAGGATTAAGTGATGAAGAGATAAGCACAATTTTTTGGGGAGAAAAAATTCCTTCAAAACAAAACAGCATCTATAATCATGTTTACAACCTAAAAAAATCTCTCAAAAAAAGTTTTAGCAATAGATATACTATTTTAAAAGCAAACAAACGTTACAGGCTTATAAAACTAAAAAAAGAGGCTTAA
- a CDS encoding AAA family ATPase, translating to MFLKNLEIFGFKSFPDRVKIEFADGITALLGPNGCGKSNVVDAVKWVLGEQSSRTLRADKMEDVIFNGTEKRNQLNIAEVTLTISNEKGLLSLDLSEIAIKRRLYRSGESEYFINNQPAKLREIRELFWDTGVGKAAYSVMEQGKIDQILSSKPEERRYLFEEAAGITKFKVKRQDAERKLEKTQENMKQIEAALAEVRRSYDTLKIQSEQTIKYRELKDAVFEHERDIQLLRLKSFVDGLAAKKQSLKEASEKRDSIQEQIDGIHGLLSENMDIVNGMEEKLNAYRTKVLNLAIEQKGKQEQVQIYNKRRSELKLKLNQLEAKTSSIKENIESLEDDISEKNADVFEFKKQVSAIEKNAEDFEKNIDLASHKITSNKEEVKRLEDDIKRLDDMRGDMELELKSITEDIVTELDKNLRSAGYSSANRLEAEKDLDGALNRLKVLITGKKAIFSDFAAIENHSADDVKKFAEDSVQSFSSLLSISDEIQNALEKYKKSSAGFIDDFLAPEGIITKKRAVDAAILENRQSIENNRTKIAALIEENNELSVKINDYRKTLEDLRVNRAKVDAQAKNAEDQVKLLERQLSSEKKILHDLENEFFTEEKQLKQTEEDISELEGEINSLEYEGRKISAELEKLENEISIKNSDLASKRGKVDKLTAELSKANSLLEKFHLDLAGIEADIRNTKENFREKHSRELMEFEERMFTLTSSVSELRDSLSSIKQKLDSLGRVNFMAPEEFESVKERYEFLTKHISDLDKARADLQRITDEITAESTELFLDTYNKIKKNFHNMFRRLFGGGRAEIRLTDPKNVLESGIEIFAQPPGKKLENISLLSGGEKSMTAVALLFATYMVKPSPFCLLDEIDAALDEQNVTRFVTTLREFANVSQYIVITHNKKTVLGANAMLGVTMEESGVSKVIAIRLDNESDLESKTIDLVNEPFVEEDVEPEEGVYIPPHPPKRIKTVNDEEEISEDDRPQE from the coding sequence ATGTTTCTTAAAAATCTTGAAATTTTCGGATTTAAGTCCTTTCCCGATAGAGTAAAAATTGAATTTGCAGATGGTATAACAGCTCTCCTAGGTCCCAACGGCTGCGGAAAAAGTAACGTAGTAGATGCAGTAAAGTGGGTATTGGGTGAGCAATCGTCCCGTACTTTACGGGCCGACAAAATGGAAGACGTTATTTTTAACGGTACCGAAAAGAGAAATCAACTTAATATTGCAGAAGTAACTTTGACTATAAGCAATGAAAAGGGCCTTTTGAGTTTAGATTTAAGCGAAATAGCTATAAAGAGGCGGCTTTACCGTTCAGGGGAAAGTGAATATTTTATCAACAACCAGCCGGCAAAGCTGCGTGAAATTAGAGAGCTTTTTTGGGACACAGGTGTCGGAAAGGCTGCATATTCCGTTATGGAACAGGGAAAAATCGACCAGATTCTTTCGAGCAAGCCTGAAGAAAGGCGTTATCTTTTTGAAGAAGCGGCCGGTATAACGAAATTTAAGGTAAAAAGGCAGGATGCTGAACGAAAGCTCGAAAAAACTCAAGAAAATATGAAACAGATTGAAGCTGCTTTGGCCGAGGTCCGCAGATCTTATGATACCTTAAAAATTCAGTCTGAACAAACGATTAAGTATCGTGAGCTAAAAGATGCCGTTTTTGAACATGAAAGGGATATTCAGCTTTTACGCTTAAAAAGTTTTGTAGACGGCCTTGCCGCAAAAAAACAAAGCTTAAAAGAAGCTTCCGAAAAAAGAGATTCCATACAGGAGCAAATTGACGGTATTCACGGACTCCTTTCCGAAAATATGGATATTGTAAATGGAATGGAAGAGAAGCTTAATGCTTACCGGACAAAGGTATTAAACCTAGCTATAGAACAAAAAGGTAAGCAGGAGCAGGTTCAAATTTACAATAAACGCCGTTCCGAGCTTAAGCTAAAGCTTAACCAGCTGGAGGCTAAGACCTCTTCAATCAAGGAAAATATTGAAAGCCTTGAGGACGATATTTCCGAAAAAAATGCCGATGTTTTTGAGTTTAAAAAACAGGTTTCTGCAATAGAAAAAAATGCCGAAGACTTTGAAAAAAACATAGACTTGGCAAGCCATAAGATTACTTCAAATAAGGAAGAAGTAAAAAGACTTGAAGACGATATAAAAAGGCTTGACGATATGAGAGGAGATATGGAGCTTGAATTAAAGTCCATAACCGAAGATATCGTTACCGAGCTTGATAAAAATTTAAGATCGGCAGGTTATTCCTCGGCAAATCGCTTGGAAGCCGAAAAAGACTTGGACGGTGCTTTAAACCGGTTAAAGGTTTTAATTACGGGAAAAAAAGCTATATTTTCCGACTTTGCTGCGATAGAAAATCACTCTGCAGATGATGTAAAAAAATTTGCAGAAGACTCCGTTCAAAGTTTTTCTTCACTTTTATCCATAAGCGATGAAATTCAAAATGCTCTTGAAAAATATAAAAAATCTTCGGCAGGCTTTATTGATGACTTTTTGGCTCCTGAAGGTATTATTACCAAAAAAAGAGCCGTCGATGCCGCTATCTTGGAAAACAGGCAATCTATCGAAAATAACCGTACTAAAATTGCCGCTTTGATAGAAGAAAACAACGAGCTTTCCGTTAAGATAAACGACTATCGCAAAACCCTTGAAGACTTGCGTGTAAACAGGGCCAAGGTAGATGCTCAGGCAAAAAATGCCGAAGATCAGGTTAAACTTTTAGAACGTCAGCTTTCTTCAGAGAAAAAAATACTTCATGACCTTGAAAACGAATTTTTTACCGAGGAAAAACAATTAAAGCAAACGGAAGAAGATATTTCGGAACTTGAAGGCGAGATAAATTCTTTGGAATATGAGGGAAGAAAGATAAGTGCCGAGCTTGAAAAACTTGAAAATGAAATCTCGATAAAAAACTCCGACCTTGCCAGTAAGAGGGGAAAGGTTGACAAACTTACTGCAGAGCTTTCAAAGGCCAACTCTCTTTTGGAAAAATTCCATTTGGATCTTGCAGGGATTGAAGCCGATATTCGTAACACAAAAGAAAATTTTAGAGAAAAGCATTCCAGAGAGCTTATGGAATTTGAAGAGAGGATGTTTACTCTGACCTCGTCCGTAAGTGAACTTAGGGACAGTCTTTCTTCGATTAAGCAAAAGCTTGATTCTTTGGGACGGGTAAACTTTATGGCTCCCGAAGAATTTGAAAGCGTTAAAGAACGCTATGAATTTTTAACTAAACATATAAGCGATCTTGATAAGGCCCGTGCAGACTTGCAGAGGATTACGGACGAGATTACGGCCGAATCCACCGAGCTTTTTTTGGACACCTATAATAAAATTAAAAAGAATTTTCATAATATGTTTAGGAGACTTTTTGGAGGAGGAAGGGCAGAAATACGCTTAACAGATCCGAAAAATGTGCTTGAATCGGGAATTGAAATTTTTGCACAGCCCCCCGGAAAAAAACTTGAAAACATAAGTCTATTATCGGGTGGAGAAAAATCCATGACGGCGGTAGCTCTTTTATTTGCAACCTATATGGTAAAGCCTTCTCCGTTCTGTCTTCTCGACGAAATTGACGCAGCCCTTGATGAGCAAAATGTTACCCGCTTTGTTACTACGCTTCGTGAATTTGCAAATGTAAGCCAGTACATTGTTATCACTCATAATAAAAAGACCGTTTTGGGTGCAAACGCCATGCTGGGCGTTACCATGGAAGAATCGGGTGTTTCAAAGGTTATAGCCATAAGACTGGATAATGAATCAGACCTTGAATCAAAAACTATAGATTTGGTTAATGAGCCCTTTGTAGAAGAAGATGTTGAGCCTGAGGAGGGAGTTTATATTCCGCCTCATCCGCCTAAAAGAATAAAAACCGTAAACGATGAGGAGGAAATTTCAGAAGATGATAGACCTCAAGAGTAA